Genomic segment of Myxococcus stipitatus:
AGCGCGTCAGCGCCGCCCTGGAGCCCCCGCACCGGCGCGCTGGCCCGCACCGGAATCCCTCACCAGACACCCTCCCTGTCCTGAACCGGGCCTTGGCGCCACGAAGGCGCCTCCGGAGCCTTTTGCTTGTCATTCCGCGGACTTCCGGCGAGCCCAGGTTCGGACGGACCCTCAATTTACGCTCGTTTTACTGTGAAAACTCGTTTAACGGCGCGCCCTCCTCTGTCGACCCTTATCGGTTTTCTTCGGAGTTCCGCTGGCTGTTTGGGTAAGGGGTGCGTACGATACCGAGAGAATTTTCTTCCCATACTGGCCGCTTCTGCGCGAAAGAGTCTCTGAATACCCCGCTCGCTCGCAAAGCCAAGGAGTCCCCTCATGTACGCCGAAGTCGTTGACGAGGCGGATGTGCAGACAGCGCGACGCGTCGACCGACAAGCGCTCGCCGTGCTCACCCGTGAAATGTCCCGGGTCAACAACCTCAAGGCCCTGTGTGCTCTGGCCGCCCAATGGCTGGTCATCGGGGCGGCCTTCGCCGCGGTCGTCGTTGTCGACCGGTGGTGGATGTGGCCCATCGCCGCGGTCCTCATCGCCACGCGTCAGCACGCGATGCTGGCGCTGATGCACGAGGCCGCGCACTACCACTTCCTGTCGAACCGCAAGGTGGGCGACGTGGTGGCGGACCTGCTGTGTGCCTTTCCGCTGAACATGACGACGGCGGGCTACCGGCACCAGCACATGGAGCACCACCGCTACGTCAACACGGACAAGGACCCGTACTGGGCCAACCAGCAGGTGGACACGTCCTGGCACTTCCCGCGCACGCCGGTGCGGGCCGCGGCGGTGTTCCTGGGCGACGCGCTGGGCATCTACACGCCCAACCACCTGAAGGTGGTGCTGCCCTGGACGTACTGGGGGCGGCTG
This window contains:
- a CDS encoding fatty acid desaturase family protein codes for the protein MYAEVVDEADVQTARRVDRQALAVLTREMSRVNNLKALCALAAQWLVIGAAFAAVVVVDRWWMWPIAAVLIATRQHAMLALMHEAAHYHFLSNRKVGDVVADLLCAFPLNMTTAGYRHQHMEHHRYVNTDKDPYWANQQVDTSWHFPRTPVRAAAVFLGDALGIYTPNHLKVVLPWTYWGRLLGGAQPKISRGEHLRYALYVVALLTVLVTTGAWLHWLLLWVLPTTTVMMAFFRMRALGEHPIDIEPKGDETRETRDVKGTFLENFFVAPLNCNYHLTHHAFPSVPFYNLPVMHEQLDKAGLLEDGVNRFDTYLGKRNSLVGYLTRKPETSETMPAEAPQPQRVQLPLHS